Genomic DNA from Trichoderma asperellum chromosome 5, complete sequence:
GAATGATTGAGAGCTTCCTGCAACTTTCCTTGCGTCATGGATTAGGTCCTTGCCAGAGGTGTCACTGAAATGTACCAGCACATTATTAGTGTGGTAGTATTGGGACCTGCGTACGGATGCGCACATTCTGAAGCCGCGGTAGgtatatacatgcatgctTTGTATATGGTCCAATCCTCTATCGGGGGACTATCTTTTCTCTCGATTACATTGAAGCTGAATGGGCCTAAGCGTATGAAAGCACCATTGATGAGGAGCTGAAACCCTATCATGGCCTCACGCCCATCTGGACTGACGAGGCTCTGTAAGGGGGTTTAGGCTTTGTGGGTGGCAAACTTTGGAGGGTTAGACGTGCGAGTCTGAAACAGTAGAGGACAGGGTTGTGCTATATACGTATGCAGACCGTAGAGTGTATTTTGCGTAGGCGCTCTGGACTGCGTCAGTGCGTGTCGCTACTTCAGTGTGAGCGAATGCTGCCGTACTCATCCCATCTCTTAGATTAGACTTGACTGATCGCCCTTTCATGTGGTCTTCTCACGAGATGATCTAATGTATGCACGCGGTACATTGACAGTTAGCTGTCAGTCAGTCAGGTAGGACTCGTGTATGCGCCAAGCTTTTCGTGATACGTCGTATGAAGGGGTGGCTGTCCTAGCTGCGGCCCTTGTTTTGCTTCTGAGAGGTAATAGCTTGGCATGTGAATGAAGTAGTGAGCAAATTATATTGCgactagtactactacttgaATTGTGTGAGTATCGTATTGTGCTACTCCTGGCCTGATCTATCTGCTTACCCTTGACCAATATGGATTTGATGAGTTGTTTGGGAGAAGACTTGCTGAGGGGAATGTGCTTGTGCATGATGTAGAATTATGGCATTTTCTAGTTTATGATGAAGTTGAGTTGATAAATCAATGGCTTCTATGCGTTATTGGTCGATTTGGAGTTTCTGAAGTTTGCGTTTTAAGGTATTCGGTAGATTGGGGTAACTTGTACAAGGGCGATCTCCATCCACCTTCAATATGAAGAGTTGAGGTCGATAATGATTTTATCAGAGTGtacttttataattcccCAAAAcggctatttaaataacaaTTGCTCTGTTTTATTCTATTCATATACTGTAGGTTGAGTTGATGTATTTTGACTGCGTTTCATATGTTggcattttttatttattcgaGATGGAAAGTTTAGGGTGAGTGATCTCTAGCCGTGCTAATGAAGTAAGTATGGATTGTGTAAAATGTTATAGTCTACGTATTAAAGATACTGTGTGTGCCCTGAAATCGGGTTATATAATACGATTATTGAGAGTGAATACATAAGGGAATGCTATTATTCTGTTTCTTGTACTGGCTCTGTTCGCCCCATGAGCTAAATCAacgtccatccatccaagCAACCTCTGTCCAAGAAACATAGAAGGCAGAAGTGCTGAAAGATAATGCTATGCGCTCAACCCCCCCGGCTGTCACTGCTAAAAATTACTGCTGCAAAGCTTTTTGTAGTCATTGACATGCATCCAGGATTCGTTACGCATTGTTTGCTTGCCCAGTCCCCTGCCACCTGAAATGCAGAGGGGCTCTCTTCAGCCTGGTACTGAGTAATGTTGTCAGTTCATGATTAGTTCGAGGATGGCGTGGTTGGAAGAGCCTGATGGTTTCCCCGCTCTTTGTTTCTATCATATATGTTTTTATTTGAAGCAGGAGGATTTGCCTTATATGTATCGGGTTGATGTGATGAAAGCGTTGCAAGGTTGAAACTTGGTAAGATATAGGGAGAGAGCGTCCTAAGACTACGCTGAAACTCACACtctttttaatcttcttTGCCCAATCTTCTTCAACCTATCCTCTTCGTCCATATCTCTCCATTGTTTCCCTTTtagctcttcttcgctcaATCGCTCTCAATTCATCGTCCCCCCTTTTAGCATCTTTACTTTCATCGTACCGATTTATCTTCATCATGAGCAGTCCCCCCCATCTTCTGTCATTTCCATAGCTCCATCACTAGAAATGAATATGGCAAAGAAATGCCCAAACTTCAGAGTCTTCTGCTTGACACTGTCATGCAAGGCCGCCAGCGTCGGTCTCGACCCATGCTCTTTCGGCTACCTGCCGAGATACTAGACAAAATCATTGATTTGCTAGAGGACGACAAGGAAGCTCTGGCTTCCCTCGCGCTGGTAGATAGCGATTGTTGGTACCTCGCTCGTACGCGCCAGTTCACTCAGATTCGTTTCGACTACAGTCTTCAGTCGCACGAGCTGCTCAGGCGCATGGCAACCGAGCCTTCTGATGACAAAAACGAGACGAAGCCTTTGTTTCCTATTGGCGTTTGCGTGCGCAAAGTTACCGCTTCGGgagtttttttcccccactATTCACCCGGAGTTGTACGACACCATGTCTCGATGTCCTTGTCAAGCACAGTCGATCAGCGGGCTTGAGCAGTCGGTTAACGAGCTCCAGGTCGCGGCTGATGCGGACTACGTCAACCAACGAAAGCTCCTCGTAGCCGGGATTGCCTCCAAAATGCCCAATCATGATGTTCTTGTCTGCAACGATCAGGTTGGTCTGGACAATGACTTTATTGAGGCCATTTCCCGTTGTTTTGCCAAGCATGTCaagtttaaaagaatacAGATTGACAAAACGTGGCCGATGAGACCGTTTTTGGCCCCTGTCCGGTAGGACCTTGGTTCGCTTGACCTCGATGTAAACTTGACTATTAGTGCTGGTGATCCTTATTATTCCGAGGTAGATGCAATCCTGGGCAACACGGTAACGATAGCATGGATGATCCCACATCTGCTTTCTTCAATACGCTCTTTCAACGTTGCTCTTCTACGCTTGAATCTTTGACTTGGTCGCACATGAAAGAGTTCAAAAATATCGTCAAGGCCTCTCTAGACGATTCAAATCTCACATTTCCTCGTCTACGATGTCTTAGACTGGAGCATTCATAAAGTCACCTCAACTCCAAATTAACACATAGACTACCGCAGGTAAACTCAACCCAACAAGAAAGACGTCGCGGTTTATGAATCTCCAGATTCAACACCATTTCCTCATCATTTAtcattctccatcatcagcttcaCCATGTTGGGCCAAGTCTCGCATTTTCCCCTCAGCAAATCTTTTCTGAGAAACCATCACTACATTGTAGCTCCAATCACCCACATCAAGGAGAACACTTTACATCACCACGTAAAGCCCTACATGACCCTCTCAGCCGCCGTTATCAAAATCCGCAAACTAgttgtttctttcttaccACTAGAAAAACTTGATTATGTTCGATTCATGCATATCGGCACCAGACAAACAAACAGCACTGCCAATCTACTGGCCCATGCAAGGCAGACAGCCACGGCTCTGTGCGCCAAAGCCCGTGCTTGCGAATTTGACATGCAACACCCCGACTTGTACCATATGACTTTTGGACCCCTCTAAATGACTCTGTGCGCTGATAGCAAAGCCAGCGAATCGGCCATCAACGTTGGTGATAGCCCGCAGAGTTGGTCACTCTGTCTACAGCCAAAAGCCTTGAaccatcttctcctcctttgtCCATGTATCGCGCGATCTTCAAGAGGAAATCAGtctgcttgtttctttttcacttCTTTGGTTCATTCGCTCTGGGTGGCCGTTCCCTGCAGAGCCACGCATTGATCTCAACATGACTGTCCCTCACATTGACGTCTTGAACGTCGACACTAATACGCTGCAAGCCTTATTAGAAAAGGGATCAATCAAGAGCTCTCACCTCGTTGACCTTTATCTGGATCAAATTCAGCGCCATGACGACTATCTTCACGGCATGCTCACTATGCCGTCTAGGGAGGCGCTTCAGAAAATCGCGGTGGCTTTGGATGAAGAGAGGGCGGCTGGTAGAGCCAGAAGCAAACTTCACGGCATCCCAGTCATTCTAAAGATGAAGCAATCTATTACCACGTATGAATCCTTTGATAAGCTGACATTGGATTTTTGACCAGGACAATATTAATACGTATCCCGATCTGGGCATGAAAAGCACTTCTGGAAGTCTGGCGCTTGAAGATGCTCGACCACGTGAAAATGCGCGTTTGGTGGACAAGGTATGATTCTACTGACACCCTCTATGCAGTGTCAACTTCTCAAATTTTTGCAGattattgctgctggcaTGATTATTCTGGGGAAAGCGAATTTGAGCGTAAGCCACCATGACCCCTCTATGTTTAGCTTTGTGCCATTTTCCTAACCGCCCTTCCTTTAGGAACTATCCAACTTCCGGTATACTCTATATTCTctgcaagacaagacaagcgaTGCCCACTGATCAGCGACTAGGGGGGAGCGTCTTCCCAGCGGTTGGTCTGCTCTGGGTGGCCAATGTCAATCGCCATACGTTCGAGGTGGAGTGCTTGCAAACGATTCAAAAGATGGCCATAGCGTGAGAAGCTTGTATCAGGAGgcctatatttaaactaataTTCTTCATAGAGTCCTTCAggatcttcttctggatCGGCTGTTGTCGTGGCCGCTGGATATACTCCGCTCAGTGTGGGCACAGAGACTGATGGATCGCTGGTTTGCCCGGCCGGCCGTGCTTCTGTCTATACCATCAAGCCGACAATTGGCCTTGTATCTCAAAAAGGGCTGATTCCAGTTTCGCATACCATGGACTCTGCCGGACCAATGGCCAAGACCCCCTATGACATCGCCGCCTTCCTGGATATTCTCAGGGAAGAAGATGCCCCTGAGTATCCAGCTGGTGGATATACGAGCGTGCTTCCTGGATATACGAGTGAATTTTCTATCGTTGCTGTGGACTATACAAACTGGATATTTCCACCAGAGTATATGGCGCCCGAGAAGAGTGCTACAGCCGAAATGGTAGGTCATGCGCTTGATGTAGTGCTTTTTGAAGCTAATGCCATATTAGAATCGCAAATTTCAAGAAGCATACGACCCCTTGAAGCTCAAAACACGGAAATTATCTGACAATGTGCCTCTCATCAAGCCAGAAGCGGCATCCATCGATGGGAAAAGCTGCAAGCTGATGATAATGCCTAAATATGCCCATCATTTTCTAACAAGGATTAGTTCGGTCCTGACCTTTTGTATGTAGTGGCGGATTTTCGCAATGATTTTCAAGCGTATCTCGATGATCTCGAGTTTGCACCAATCAAAAGTCTACAGGAACTAATTGATTTCAACCGCAAACACGCTGATATTGAGCTCCCACCAGGTGCGCTCTCACCTATTGGCCAAGGCCAGTCTCCCATCATTGTagctaattaataaataggcCACTCAAACCAGAAAATTTTGGAGCAAGCCGCGGACTTGAACCTGACAGAGGCTCAGTACCAAGAACATCTCACAAAGATTCGAAAAGTTTCTAGAGATGAAGGCATTGACTATATTCGTGACAAATATGACGCTGATGTTATCATTGGGCCAGTAGATAGCGGACTGTCTAGCCATGCCAGTGGAAGTGGTAAGGAACTCTCTAACGTTTCACCTCGTTTCGTCACTGATCATGTGTCTAGGCTATCCTATTGCAGGGACGCCCCTTGGCTACCTGGATATTGACGGAAGAGCATTCGGCATGGTTGCTCTCGCAAGGAAGCATCAAGAAGCGACTCTTATCAGATTTCTCTCTGCGTGGGATGACACCTTTCATCCTCGAAAGCCTCCACCGATGTTGGCAAATAAATCAGCGGAATTTAATACATACTAAAAATTCCTAGTTCTCGTCTTCATGCCGATAAGGTCATGCGCCCCAGAGGTCGTCAATTCAGTATAGATTGCGTCAGCCTCAGATCAGTATTAGGGTAACCGAAAGAGGGACAAAAATTtgcttctcgtcttcttgttGCGTACAATTTAAATACACTTATCCTTTTCCCTACAATTGGAAAACTAGACCTGTAAGCTGTTTCCATTGGTTCTCGAAACCAATGTAGTAGTTTCTCAAGCCGCTCGTGTGGCTGTTTAGTGCCTTTTATATGAAAATCCATAGTGCAAAATCAATACCATGGCATTGTGTTCTCCATCAGACAATTCCTAGTCCGCTTCTTCTATGGGGCACAAGCGTCGATGGCCATCAACCAAACTCTTAAACTTTCCTTTTCAGGAATCGTCCCTCTCTCCAACCGCCCCGTTAAACTAGAAGTTACTCCGATGAAACTCCTAAAATCTCCCTTTCTAGTTTAACCATCTGCCCAAGCTGCCATACAGAAGTATGCTTATCGCCCGTAAACCCGCCCAACCCCGTTTTTTTTCCAGCCAAAAAGAATTACAGAACGTCATTAGAAGCGACTCATGCCACGGTGGGGTGGAGGGGTTGTGGCCACGCCACGGAGGGACTTGCCTGTGTAGGAGCAAAAGCCTCAGTGCGGCGAGAGTTGCCTTTGTTTTGGAAATGGCCTCTTTTTGTCAATTTATAATTGCCTGTGGCTGCTGAGAAGATGTCGCGATGATGAGTCGAATTGGCTACATTATTCATGACCAATTGAGTGGATCTGGGTTGTGGGATAGTTGTGACTTACATGGCAGAAGAGGCGAACTGGCAGAAGTATAAATATTCATCTTCCCGTCTATGATTTTAAGCTTCCTCTTGGTAAACTATAACCAAAACCCATAGCTTTTCTCTGACTCTGTCATTCTCATCTCCCATTATCCTCTAATCACCACGCACAACAACCTCACAATGGCCAGCAAAGTCTTCAACGTCGGCGTCGTCGGCTACGGGTAAGTTCAAAAGAGACACCacaaccaaccaaccaacccaGAACCAACAGCCAAACTAACAAAACGTCTTCTTCTCAGTCTCTCCGCCAAGGTCTTCCACATCCCCTTCATCATCACAACCCCAAGCCTCAAGCTGCACTCCATCGTCCAGCGCTCGCCCAAGGCCAACGACTCCGCGCCCGCCGACTATCCCGCCCTCAAGCACTACACCAGCTCCGACGCCCTCATCGCCGACCCGGACGTCgacgtcatcgtcgtcacgACGCCGCCCAACAACCACTTCGACCTCACCAAGAAGGCGCTCGAGGCCGGCAAGCACGTGCTGACGGAGAAGCCCTTTGTGCCCACGTCCGCTGAGGCCCAGCAGCTCGCCGACATCGCCGCGCAGACGGGCAAGCTCATCTGCGTGTACCAGAACCGCCGGTGGGACGCCGACTTCCTGCTGGCCAAGCACCTGATCGAGCAGGGCAAGCTGGGCCGCGTCGTCGAGTTCAACACCCACTTCGACCGCTACCGCGCCGACGCGCCCACCAACTGGAAGGGCCAGCTGGGCGTctccggcggcggcagcgcgcTCTTCGACCTCGGCACCCACCTGATCGACCAGGCCTACGTGCTGTTCGGCCTCCCCCGCTCCGTTCGCGGCCGCCTGCTCAACCAGCGCGAGGGCCGCGCCGAGTTCGAGACGCCCGACGCCGTCTCCGCGCAGCTCTTCTACGACAACGGCCTGCTGGTCAACGTCAACATCAGCGCCCTCAGCGCAGAGGTCAGCCAGCTGCGCTACTGGATCCGCGGCACAAAGGGCAGCTTCCGCAAGTTCCACCTCGACCCCCAGGAGGACCAGCTGCGCGCCGGCGGAAAGCCCACCGATGCCGGCTACGGCGTCGAGAGCACCGCCAACAGCACCCTGACCGCCGTGGACGAGGCCACCGGCAAGGCCAGCGAGGTGCCTGTCCCTGAGCTCGAGCCCGAGACCTACCGCGCCTTCTACAGCCAGTTCGCCAACGCGCTGGTCAGCGGAAAGGCGGAGGACATCCCCGTCAAGGCTGAGCAGGCCCGCGATGTGCTGAGAATCATCGAGGGTGTGTTGGAGAGTGCCAAGACTGGCAAGGATGCTGTTTTTGCATAAGCGGCGAATCGAAGAAAAtgagagagggggggagaGCATGTGAATGTATATGTGTGTGGATGATGTTACGATTTGGATATTTtatggatatatatataccagcTTTTTACATAGGAGCAGTAAAAATAGGAGTTAATTGAATTCAATGGCGAACAACATTGTAAAGATGTCAAGATTGTGTAATTTGTACTGCACTCCGATGCTCATCCAGTGCGATAGAGATTGTTGGAAAGGCTGATCGTATCATAAGCCTGTTTTAAACACAATGTCAATGAACAAATGAAGAGTGTAAAGAATAATCAATATTCTAAAGAAAAAACCTATGAAATCAATATGGTGTCTGCAAAAACCCAACCTGACCAAGCCCAGCCTTAGAACCAAAAAACGCAtaggctaaaaaaaagttcatgATTTTATGCGCTTTCGCCATGATGGGTAATGTCCCATTATATATCCCCCTTTCTATTCCATCTTAGGaatgccaaaaaaagaaaaactccAAAAGACAAGGTCAAATGCTTTACATGAGCAAGACGGCACATGTGACCGCCGCCAATACTGTCATCACCGTTGCGCCGCTGGCAGACCTCGTACCCATGTTGCTGTCAACCTTGATGGGTGTGTCCAAGATCTTGGGTTGATAGTCTGCCGGCGTTCCTGTGGCAATTGTGCCATTCCAGCAGTACTGCTGGAAGCACTTGTTGCAGGCATCGGGCACGGGGGTCTTGGTGCGCTCGAAGCTGCGGGACAGCATGGCGCAGCCAACGCACACCGGCCAGTTGGAGTCGCGAGTCGCGTTGCCTTGAGTGACCACATCCCAGCCGTTGGTAATGACGGCGTTACGCTCATCGTCCTTGTATGTCATCTGGAAAGTAGACAGGTTCGAATGGAACTGGTAAGGGTAGTTGGGCAGATAGACAATCAGGGGTGATGTGTCCGTCACGTTGGTCGAGTTGCAGCCGAAAAAGACGGGCTTGGTGTTGAGCCCGAGGTTGAGGAAAGTCTCCCTGCCGGGCACATAGGGGAACCCAGTGCCGTTGGAGATCTTGCTGACTGCACGCTCATAGGTGGCAATGGGAGAGGCACCATCGGGCCAGCCATTGGTATCGGCCGAGGAGTCGACTGAGAAAACAACGTCGACCTGGCGCTCATGCAGCAGATGAGGGTGATAGGGGATGTTCTGCAGATCCTCGCCACCATCCACAAGAGTCAATCGGTTGTTGTTGGCGAATGGGTTGTTCTTGGCGTTCCACCCCTTGAATGGATTCGGTGTCCAGTCGGCAATGTCGTTGTTGTCATTACCAAGCGCAGTCAAAACACCAGTGAGAATCTTAACCACGAAATCAGGGATGCCTTTGGGAACGATTGAGTTTGTGCTATTGCTGTCTTTGAGGTAGAGGACGATCTGGTTGAAAAGAGTGCTAGAAGTGCCCATGATATAGCCGACGTTATCGAATCCAACAAAGCAAGATTCGTTCTTGGGCAGCACGCCGTTGTTGAACTTGGAGCCGGCATACTTGAGCGGCATGTAGCCATTCAGGGTTGGGTCGGATGAGCCCATCTCCCAGGGGTTAAAGTCAAAGATTGTGGAgttgttggagatgatggttTCTCCA
This window encodes:
- a CDS encoding uncharacterized protein (TransMembrane:1 (n4-15c21/22o626-644i)~SECRETED:SignalP(1-21)); this encodes MSRLATLLAAAALLAPTGASAVPHDIQYRDELPRSLGSRATDQSPKGYAPSTVDCPSERPVIRLGSELSPQEKEWLPRRRNETIAPIRALLDRIAIPGFNSDRYLSNVEKDPKALPNIGLAVSGGGYRALQNGAGAIAAWDARSPDANSTGKLGGLLQSATYISGLSGGGWLVGSIYTNNFSSVQGIIDAGAWKFDESILAGPKSVSLLSYYNEVFDDVDAKDKAGFDRSITDYWGRFLSYQLVDIASGGPGYTFSSIAEDPDFKNAKAPLPFLVADSRPPGETIISNNSTIFDFNPWEMGSSDPTLNGYMPLKYAGSKFNNGVLPKNESCFVGFDNVGYIMGTSSTLFNQIVLYLKDSNSTNSIVPKGIPDFVVKILTGVLTALGNDNNDIADWTPNPFKGWNAKNNPFANNNRLTLVDGGEDLQNIPYHPHLLHERQVDVVFSVDSSADTNGWPDGASPIATYERAVSKISNGTGFPYVPGRETFLNLGLNTKPVFFGCNSTNVTDTSPLIVYLPNYPYQFHSNLSTFQMTYKDDERNAVITNGWDVVTQGNATRDSNWPVCVGCAMLSRSFERTKTPVPDACNKCFQQYCWNGTIATGTPADYQPKILDTPIKVDSNMGTRSASGATVMTVLAAVTCAVLLM
- a CDS encoding uncharacterized protein (EggNog:ENOG41); translation: MASKVFNVGVVGYGLSAKVFHIPFIITTPSLKLHSIVQRSPKANDSAPADYPALKHYTSSDALIADPDVDVIVVTTPPNNHFDLTKKALEAGKHVLTEKPFVPTSAEAQQLADIAAQTGKLICVYQNRRWDADFLLAKHLIEQGKLGRVVEFNTHFDRYRADAPTNWKGQLGVSGGGSALFDLGTHLIDQAYVLFGLPRSVRGRLLNQREGRAEFETPDAVSAQLFYDNGLLVNVNISALSAEVSQLRYWIRGTKGSFRKFHLDPQEDQLRAGGKPTDAGYGVESTANSTLTAVDEATGKASEVPVPELEPETYRAFYSQFANALVSGKAEDIPVKAEQARDVLRIIEGVLESAKTGKDAVFA
- a CDS encoding uncharacterized protein (EggNog:ENOG41); the encoded protein is MQGRQRRSRPMLFRLPAEILDKIIDLLEDDKEALASLALVDSDCWYLARTRQFTQIRFDYSLQSHELLRRMATEPSDDKNETKPLFPIGVCVRKVTASGVFFPHYSPGVVAADADYVNQRKLLVAGIASKMPNHDVLVCNDQVGLDNDFIEAISRCFAKHVKFKRIQIDKTWPMRPFLAPVR